The Onthophagus taurus isolate NC chromosome 6, IU_Otau_3.0, whole genome shotgun sequence region tctagatataaataaaaaggatgAGTCTTTAGAGATAAAAGATACTGATGAAAAGAAAAGTCTACCTgatcaaaaattagaaaatgatCAGAATGATATTACTTCACCAAAAAAAGATGAATATCCTGTGCCAATGGAAATTGATGAAAGCCAAACAGAgatacttgaaaaaatttcaataactttAACTGAAGGAACGAAATCCCAAGATTCTCAAGATGAAAAACCATGTGATGAAATACaacaagatttaaaaatagaagagaaaATGGAACAGTCCGTATCAAAACCCCCTGAAACATCACAAGAGCCTATCAGGCAACAGGAGGTAAAACCAGAAGAAATCAAATTAAGAACATATGAAAGGAAAGCATCagtgcaaaaaataaaaatcaagaggACATCAACATCAGATGAAACTAATGAGACACAACCAAAAAGAAGATGGGGGAAAGGTTTAAAGTTAATATCAGCAGAAATAATAGATTCAAATGTAGTGATGAATATTTATCCGGATGTACAATTTCTAGAAGAGTCTGATGTTAAATTAGAACACACAGAGCCGAAAATTCGACGATTTTCCACCGCGGAAAGTTCTGAGGATAAATCAGACAGGAGGATGTCATTGGATTTTGAAAGGCAAACATCTGAAGAGTCGTTTAAGACTGAAGTGGAACCTGAAGAAAAAACTAACATCATAgcttttaatcgaaaaatttcaattattgaCGATTCTGCCACGACTTTAAAACCGCCACCAAGTCCGGCTAAAAATCCCGTTTCTGATactttgtttataacaaactTGGTGCGCCCGTTTACCTTAAAACAACTGAGGGAATTATTAGAACGAACTGGGAAAATTAAGGAGGATGGTTTTTGGACTGACCGAATTAAATCTAAGTGTTATGTACAATATGAGAGTGAAGAGTAAGTTTAAATGTgtgaataaattaatgtaaagttaatgtgttaaattatttttagggaGGCTCGAGGGACAAGAGAAGCTTTGCATGGAGTGCATTGGCCGATTGGTAAtggtaaaaaattaattattgattatagTACAGAAGAGGAATTGGCTAATGCTAAAAATCCACCTGCCCCACCGCCACCAGCACCTGTTGTCCTTGAGCCATCAAAAAGTGACAAAGAAaatgaagtaaatttaaattaattaaaaaaaaattgtttctaattttactaattttttatttttaggatttaCATAGGACGAAGAAAGAAGATAGGAAGAGTAAAGAACGGGATGAGAAGGAAACGCGCCGACGGGAACACGTTCGGGAGTGGGATGTTGGAAAAGAAGATGTTCAACACAAATCAAAATCAGATCATGATCATGATAGAAGGAAACATTCGAGGAGATCATCAACACCCAGAGAAAGAGATGGCAAGctattgattattttgtgaaataaattttattgagaaatttaattttagattatttagcgaaaaagagaaagaaagtTGAAGATCAAAtaccacaaaaattaatggatgatttatttcaaaaaaccacAGCCACTCCAAGTATTTATTGGCAACCGCTCACTCCCGAAGaggtattttttttgctttaattatttttttacttgaaGGGTATGAAGGGGAAAACCAACTATATtatattaagttaaattaattgtgaatCATGAAAGTGGGTTTATGGTTTTAAGTAGTtgcaaatgaaaattttatcacctTTGAAATTTCACACAAATGTTAATGCATTTCTCAACatagtataaataattaagtatatcaattaattctttttaataacaattaatttaggCACATTTTTACCAGCCTgttgataaactatctagggCTATTATTGGCTAAGGGTGtgtttattttactttattattttgttaatactaccttattattacaacttttaaatCTATACACTCTATATATAAATTGCCTAAAAGGGGTTTTCTACATTTTTTCATGTGAAAAAATGttggttttgatttttttaataataattatgaacGTTTTTCTGCACCAGatatttttgtttctaataaattaattcctattattaaataattagttGTTGCAACAacagtttattatttttatctctatattaaaatgcaaattaaattaaatattcatttatGGAAGTCTTagacaaatagaaaaaaaaatgatatattacAAAGGATTGTTTCTTTCATTCCACTACAGAATGTTAAGCATGatgttatttcttcttttagaAATAAGGTTGTTTGCTTTtggatacaattattttaatcaaagaATGAACTATAGTTCATATCAAATAATAGAATGTgccagaaatttttattcaccAACAGCATATTCGAATTTCCCTATGAAAACTTTCAAAGTTGATGGTTTTATAGGCTCTCTTGGTTAATcttgaagcaaatttagtcTACAAAACGATATCCAATTTTCTCCTTTTCTTTTGAAGTTCATCCAGCACTTCATCAGGCGTTATAAATCTACAATAATGTTATGccatttaatttgttttcacTTCATTTCTTTCATTATCAGTTCTTAAGGAGATTAACAGTTCTTTCATTATAACAAtggaattttgttgttgaattcATCGTATAGTACTTAGTTACTTCAATCTGTCTCGTTTTGATGTGGTACATCTCAACTTTTCCACTTTTTGACAGTTTGGCGCTTTCGTTAATAcaccaattaaataaattaaacacatTTTCTATCAAACCGATACAGTTCCTAATAGCCCATACAGAATGGCATCTGAAATagctaaattcaaaaaaatgagAAGTGCATCGTatgggtgtccaaatttcgatgggtttgcagggtatctcagttattatgaaagatagaaagttgcggttttcgcgaacctgagctacttttttgtgaaactaacaatggcgcaaaccaaatttagccgtcttcgtttttgagactaatccaatcccgcaaaGACCAAACcactatttttaagttatagccaaaaagtcaaattttcgtgatttcaaaaaatgctcatatttcgtttatttttgaatctaGAGAAAAATGGGGTTAACacattcttaagacacttttttgagtagaatatactgccgttgaaaatagttgataatttttgagatataacataaagttgtatttttttaaatacaagctatagttgattatgatgttactgaaaagagcatattcttagctttccaatgacaataaaaatggaaaataaacgttatttttcaatactaaaagattaaaattcaaatttttaattagagTAGGCGAAGAAAACGCTAAATGTcacttagttactatagcaacgtgagtttactgatcatttcattcataaatttttgaaacgattttCTCGCTTAAgaataaaacgataaaattaaatatagaatacATTGGAGTCCGTTTTGAAGATGATACATAAGTCAACGgtgtttcaatggaaagtccACTCCCAGTTTATGTTCCctaattttcctctatctcagccaatttcaaaagaaaagattgctgATATCAAAAATCTTCTAAATCTTATGTTTGGGGAAAACGGAAAATACTACcaaagatttcattcattgatatCGAACTGTTCTAATATTACAACCGTAAgtttagtagaagaagatgacagtCTGTAACTGTTTAGTTCTTGAAGTtgttgttcatatttaattactaattaatacatttattgtatttttaataaataaactttacttactaaccattttttattggtgaacaaagtcagggataagatgctgagaaattgaaattaactattcaaagtttttattcattggtacaaaaccaactttatcctgAATAATGGTATTCTATCATATTCGTGCAAACCCATATAGCAACTAGGTAGTATTTACTGTCCGgacccgcctactataatcaaaattttgaacattagtgcttactattttggaattgaaaattaacgcttagTTTCTGCTAATATACCATACGTgtgatacatcattggaaagcatatgctcttttcagtaacatcataatcaagtatagtttgtatctcaaaaatcatcaagtataatctgttttttatttaaatcaattgtcaaaGTGTCGTCAAGTTGGTATTGAAAGTAAAAGCGCATGTCGtgacttttactttaattgtgCGCCACACTGtctatcaaatttgttaagattgattaaaaaacaattttcatataatttttttgctgctaaatctaccataaaaatgttaagaaagggTGGAACGGGATGTCAACTGTCTAAACGcgaaaaaaactctataattagGTATTGTGAAGAAGTACAGACGGAGACaccaaatacgaatttaaaatatatatgtgataaaacttcacgtatttttgatgtatgtgTATTGCacttgagttttaaaattaaatttgtatttaacaTAATTGTATTAGGTTCACAGCACgacggtttttaaaattattcaaacctacaaaaaatatcaaactgcaaaaaaaccaaaaacacaagggcgttgtaaaatgaactacaaaacggataataatttatattttattaaagaagagttaggaagacaaatacaaaaattgcatgaaaagaaacagtattttaatcttaatgatttacttaattttgcaagaaatgaatgtgattttactaatggtagatcaaaattacataaaattataaaatctatgggatatagatataaaaagattaacaatagaaaagtgttaattgaacaaccacatatagtttcaaaaagaattacatttttaaagacataCTTGCAATACCTAGAATCTGGAGagtatacttttgtttttcttgacgaaacttggatttacgaaaatggcacccaagtttatcaataggtaaatgaaaatgaaagattCGGTATTCCGCAAAGAGCAGAAGGCGAaggaaaaagatttacaatCTTGCACGCAGGCACTTCGTCAGGGTTTTTGCCAAATTGCGATCTCTTGCTCAGTAACAACACGGAGCACAgagattatcataaaaatatgacgtcaattatttttatggaatgggtgaaaaatcaattacttccagcattaaataattagGGTGCGAAGTGTGCGGTAGTAATGGATAGTGCTCCATATCACTCAAAACAAATCGAGAAAGCTCCAAATTTCTGcacaaaagaaaatgatatgaaaaaatggttaactgaacataatatacagtttgaaccaaccttaaataaaaaatcgttataggAAATAATTCGTTATTACAAgcctcaaattgaaaaatcctttgaaattgacaaattaataagaGACCATGGCCATACTGTTCTTCGCCTTCCTCCATACAATTGCCAATATAATCCCATTGAACTATGTTGGGCgttcttaaaaacttattacaataaacatgtTCAGTCCAGCTCGGAGAAAAAGGTCTGTCGTGTCAAGGAGACTTGGCAAAAAGCTCTTGGTCATTACACTCCGGAGATGTGGGCAAATAGTGTTCGCCACTGTgaagaactaattaaaaaagattggacaacattaatgggaaattcattaataactgaTTTACCGCCTGTCATCATCCAACTAGCGGAAGACTCAGATTCTTCCAgtaattctgatttttaaacaatattcaaattttaattatagcacttaattatgttatcttaatatattgctcacgagttttaatttcaaaacgtaGATATTAGCCAAGTGACGAGAGATTAGTGGCTTCGTCTTTAAAGTGACAATCAGTGACAACTTCGTTTAGAATATACACaaccttacttattatttagtggaaaatattataaagcgTGGTCATAGAACATGGTATTTAGGGTGGTACAgaccgtttttttataaaaatttggcaatgacaa contains the following coding sequences:
- the LOC111419543 gene encoding apoptotic chromatin condensation inducer in the nucleus; translated protein: MRRKSTRNAAKAQEKAKPAEQPTRKSRRTSKRRRKSTSSESEKSEEEQEMPQMVVAEAEKVASDSEVNSTLEENTEKEVPQIIEKKTRRNKASSSPMVSDSKLAEEGNENKSRNSNRLRQREATKPEDDVDGEGRADKGKSKGKTRAKVDHEPTDASGTVTESEICTNAQVTPLSPQTDINNAVTCESIVTQSAADSVDDKPTIDQEPDCTRSDDHNDDKDVESSVDVVDSSTNDNVTNLDITNNDIKSGEGDEVIPIKSPVCTEQTEHQEIVDSSNDGTGECKQSEMESIKASESEKLEILDINKKDESLEIKDTDEKKSLPDQKLENDQNDITSPKKDEYPVPMEIDESQTEILEKISITLTEGTKSQDSQDEKPCDEIQQDLKIEEKMEQSVSKPPETSQEPIRQQEVKPEEIKLRTYERKASVQKIKIKRTSTSDETNETQPKRRWGKGLKLISAEIIDSNVVMNIYPDVQFLEESDVKLEHTEPKIRRFSTAESSEDKSDRRMSLDFERQTSEESFKTEVEPEEKTNIIAFNRKISIIDDSATTLKPPPSPAKNPVSDTLFITNLVRPFTLKQLRELLERTGKIKEDGFWTDRIKSKCYVQYESEEEARGTREALHGVHWPIGNGKKLIIDYSTEEELANAKNPPAPPPPAPVVLEPSKSDKENEDLHRTKKEDRKSKERDEKETRRREHVREWDVGKEDVQHKSKSDHDHDRRKHSRRSSTPRERDDYLAKKRKKVEDQIPQKLMDDLFQKTTATPSIYWQPLTPEEIATKQQQRLERMAEHKKRMEETSSRPRVDYGRGGPYRRKYD